The DNA region CTCGCGGAGGCGTACGGTTGGTCGCCATTCGAGGCTAAGCTCTTCGTCCTAACCGGCGAGGCCCCCGATCTTCCGCGCGCCCGTGTTGTGGGGATGCGCGGGCAGCGCTTCATCGTGGAGGTCGACGCCGACGTTTCGCCCGAGGAACTGGCTGGCTTTTGGGCTGATATCCGGCACGAGCGGCGCGCGCCGGCCATGACCGCAAAGAGCAGTGAATTGGCCGTATTCATTGCCCAGGCGAACGATGGCAGACGCTGGAAGGCGGCTATGGCCGAGTGGACCAGGCTTCACCCCGAGTGGGCGGCCAAGCGGCTGCCGAATTTCATCCGTGATGCGCGGTATGCCTACCGGCGCGTCATGGGGCGCGATCTGGAGTGGCGAGGCGGAAAGGAGGGAGACCAGCAATGAGCCGGCGCGCCGCTGGTGAAGGCAGCATCTACAAGGAGCGGAAGCGCCTGAAGCGCCTCAAGGACGGCCGCGAGGCGGTCTACTGGCGGGCGGAACTGGTGACGGGTTGGACCGCCAAGGGGAAGAAGGTCCTGCGGAAGTCCTTCAAGACGCGCGCCGAAGCGGCTGTCTGGCTGGCCGAACAGGTCGCCGCCAAGAACAGGGGCCAGCTGCCGGTCGAGCCGAGCCGGCAGACGGTCGAAGGGTGGCTCGGCCGTTGGCTCCGCGACGTAGCTGCGTTGGAGGTCCGGCCGACCACGCTGGAGGTCTACGCCCGCCAGGTCCGGCATATCACTCCGACCATCGGGCGCATCCCCCTCGTCAAGCTGACGCCGGCGCACGTCCAGACCATGGTGACGGAAGTCGCCAAGTCCGGCCTGAGCGCCCGGTCGGTCCAGCTGGTCTACGTCACCCTGCACCGCGCGCTTGAGGTGGCGGTCCGCCTCCGGCTCATCGCGACGAATCCATGCAACGCCGTGGTCCGCCCGAAGGCGGAGCGGCCCGAGCTGCGCGTCCTGAGCGCCGAGGAGGCGCGGCGCTTTCTGGAGGCGGCCCAGGAGGATCGGTACGCCGCGCTTTGGCACCTCCTCCTCTCGCGCGGCCTGCGCATCGGCGAGGCTTTGGGGCTGACGTGGGATCACATCGACCTCGACGGCGGGCGGCTGGAGATCGTTCAGCAGCTCATGCAGCCGCGCGCCGAGGAGGAAGCTTCCGGCTGGCGCCGCCCAAGAGCGCGAAGAGCCGGCGCACCGTCCCTCTCACGCCGAGTGACGTGGCCGCCCTGCGCGCGCACCGGAAGCGCCAGGTCGAGGAGCTTCTGGCGACCGGCTTCCGCCCGCGCTGGCCGCTGGTCTTCCTGAGCGAGGCGGCGACGCCGCTCCTGGAGGCGAACCTGATCCGTCGTCACTTCAAACCCATCTTGGAGCGGGCTGACCTGCCCCGCGAGGTGCGCATCCACGACCTCCGCCATACCTGCGCGTCCCTGCTCCTGGCGGCCGGCGCGAACCCGCGCGAGGTCTCCGAACTCCTCGGCCATAGCACGGTCGCCTTCACCTTGTCGGTCTATGCGCATGTCCTACCGGGCGCGCAGGAGCGACTGGCCCAGAGGATGGAGGCCATCCTCCACGGCTGAAGACCCAGCAAGCCCCCTGAGCCTGCGGGCATCCGCCCGCACTGGCGGCCATCTGATGGCGGATGCAGGCAGACGGCAGACAAGACGCGAAAGGCGGGGCGATGACCCCCGCCTCTTTTCGCCGCGCGGCAATCTCCACTCCCCGAATGCTCCCCGAACGCCCTGCGCGGCGACCGCTTCCCCGAACACCCGATCCCCGAAACCCGCTTCCTGACTCGAAAATGGGTGGTGGCGCAGGGCGGAGTCGAACCGCCGACACGCGGATTTTCAGTCCGCTGCTCTACCAACTGAGCTACCGCGCCAGAGAGGTTGCTGCCTGAGTGTACGACGCCCGGCCGGCAGCGTTCAAGGCCCGCCCGGCCTCTGCGGAACGGCAGCTGCCTCTCGCCACCGCCGCCGAGCCGGTGCCCGCTCCCCGGGCCGCGACGAGGGCTTACCCGCCCGGCGCGCTTCCATATTTCGTACCTTCCAGATCCGTGCATCCTCCCGCCAGGGAGGAAAACTTTTCGCCGGGGCGAATGGGGTAAACCACCCGGTTCATATCACCCAAGGCGCTTGCTGCGTCATCCCGGGATTGACCACGGTACGAGGAGGGCGGAGAATTGCACTTTACGGGTCGGCTTCATCGTTTATGGAGAGGCGCGCTCCTCTCCCTGGCGGTTCTCGGCCTCCTGGCCAGCGCAGGGTGCGGGGGCAGCGGGGGCAGCGGCGGCACCGCCCAGACGGGCGCCCAGG from Bacillota bacterium includes:
- a CDS encoding tyrosine-type recombinase/integrase, with the protein product MSRRAAGEGSIYKERKRLKRLKDGREAVYWRAELVTGWTAKGKKVLRKSFKTRAEAAVWLAEQVAAKNRGQLPVEPSRQTVEGWLGRWLRDVAALEVRPTTLEVYARQVRHITPTIGRIPLVKLTPAHVQTMVTEVAKSGLSARSVQLVYVTLHRALEVAVRLRLIATNPCNAVVRPKAERPELRVLSAEEARRFLEAAQEDRYAALWHLLLSRGLRIGEALGLTWDHIDLDGGRLEIVQQLMQPRAEEEASGWRRPRARRAGAPSLSRRVTWPPCARTGSARSRSFWRPASARAGRWSS
- a CDS encoding tyrosine-type recombinase/integrase, which encodes MAALRAHRKRQVEELLATGFRPRWPLVFLSEAATPLLEANLIRRHFKPILERADLPREVRIHDLRHTCASLLLAAGANPREVSELLGHSTVAFTLSVYAHVLPGAQERLAQRMEAILHG